From Pigmentibacter ruber, a single genomic window includes:
- the purM gene encoding phosphoribosylformylglycinamidine cyclo-ligase, with product MTSKEYEKAGVSIHAGESLVDKIKKINPNIGGFAGLYQLDADRFLVACTDGVGTKLELGIKMQRYEYLGQDLVAMSLNDLIVCGARPLFFLDYYATGKLDVDVAHRVIKGIVKACQECNCILLGGETAEMPGFYDNNKFDLAGFAVGEVYQKDLIDGRKIVAGDCLIGLPSSGFHANGYSLIRKIMGDHKLSLETPFEGKTLGEFLTEPTKLYVKEILNLKTIVPIKAMAHITGGGLTNISRVLPERFVFDADKSKIPTPPIMKFFKDLGKISDDEAYNVWNMGLGFCIVVSPEHVQAVKNTIPNSFEFGKIIPLHTK from the coding sequence ATGACAAGTAAAGAATACGAAAAAGCAGGTGTGAGTATTCATGCAGGAGAATCTCTTGTTGATAAAATTAAGAAAATTAATCCAAATATTGGTGGATTTGCAGGTCTTTATCAACTTGATGCGGATAGATTTTTAGTCGCATGTACGGATGGCGTGGGAACAAAATTAGAACTTGGAATAAAAATGCAACGCTATGAATACTTAGGTCAAGATCTCGTAGCAATGAGCTTAAACGATTTAATTGTTTGTGGTGCCAGACCTCTATTTTTCTTAGATTATTATGCTACTGGAAAGCTTGATGTAGATGTTGCTCACAGAGTAATTAAAGGAATAGTTAAAGCTTGCCAAGAATGCAATTGCATTTTGCTAGGAGGTGAAACTGCAGAAATGCCAGGATTTTATGACAATAATAAATTTGATTTAGCTGGTTTTGCTGTTGGTGAAGTTTATCAAAAAGATCTAATTGATGGTAGAAAAATTGTTGCGGGAGACTGTTTAATAGGATTACCTAGCAGCGGCTTTCATGCAAATGGATATTCCCTAATTAGAAAAATTATGGGTGATCATAAACTTTCCTTAGAAACTCCTTTTGAAGGCAAAACATTAGGTGAATTTTTAACTGAACCAACTAAATTATATGTAAAAGAAATATTAAACCTAAAAACAATTGTTCCTATTAAAGCAATGGCACATATAACTGGTGGTGGACTCACAAATATTAGTAGAGTACTTCCAGAAAGATTTGTTTTTGATGCCGATAAAAGTAAAATACCTACTCCTCCAATAATGAAATTTTTTAAGGATCTTGGAAAAATTTCTGATGATGAAGCATACAATGTTTGGAATATGGGATTGGGTTTTTGTATTGTTGTTTCTCCTGAACATGTTCAGGCTGTAAAAAATACAATACCAAATTCATTTGAGTTTGGAAAAATTATTCCTCTTCATACAAAATAA